The genomic interval TATTGCAGATCGGGGGGGGAGGCCATCCCGTACAGATCTTCGAGGAAGTCACGGATCGCCCGGGGTGTGAAGATCCCGTAGGAATATTCGTCGTAAATGTCTTCCACCGATGCGACCATGGTGGTAAGTCCCTGAGACTGGCGGAGGGATACAAGATCCTGTACGCCCGTGGAGTTGACCCAGTCATCCGGGCAGATCATCACCCAGTTGGGCACGACAAATCCCGGGTCATCCAGATTCAGGGATGAATTGTCTGCCTTCAAATCGCCCTCAGTGACTGCAATGGGAATGGCAGCATGGTACGTTCTTGGTGAGGTGGTCGCGGCATCGTAAGCCCGGATTGTGTACTTATCGTCTGAATTAATAAAGGATGTGTTCGTCAGCCGAACAGGAAAAGTTGGATCCGTTACGTCCAGAACCATGGCGTCATCGCTGGAATAATTAGAAATTTCAAACCGGTAGGATCCGGGGTCGTAGGAAAAGGTCAGAGCATCGTTGACTGCCTCGAATTGCCGTGCATAGGTGATATCAAACCAGTTGCTGTACACGCTGTCGGAGAGAATACTGAGATCAACGGGGTCGGTCACTTCATGGGTAACGTTGATGGTGAGATCACCCGATGAACCCAGGATACTTTGATCAAAATCATGGGAGAGAGTCACGGCGTCGTAATCATTAAAGGTGGCTTCCGTCAGGAACGTACCGTTGATCCCGATTTTGACGTGATGGTCAGGATCTTCTGTAAAATAACTGGTTCCCCGGACATTGAAGTCGATATGAGCAGAATAGGACGGTTGAAGAGCCGCGGACAGGAGCGTTACCGTATGGGTCTGGACAGCATTGCTGGCATCTGTACCGTACCAGAAAGCCCGCTTCCAGAGCCAGAGATCGGTATCATTCTGTGTCTGGAAGGAGGCAAAGGATGGGTTTTCCTCAAACCGCTCTGTGGATTCAAACCACGTGGGAGTCGTGTAGGTCACCGGGCTTTCGTGCCGTGTCCCCATCCTCAGGCCGGCCTGCGTTCCCGCGATCAGCCAGTACACGTTGGTGTCGGTAAAATCCCCGGCACACCAGACACCGGGAATCGCCTCTCCCGTCAGTGCTTCACCGTAAAAATAGACCGCATCACCGTCGCTAAAGATATGGTCGCTTTCTCCGGAAACGTAAATGGGAATCTCAGCACCCTGGTTATATAGGCGAAAGAGCGTGGGGTCGGCGGTTATAAGATCCGGAGCGTACGTACTCAGGAAAGAATAGGTCAGGATATAGGTCCCGTCAGTATCCACACTGATTTTGTATGCATTTCCGGTGTGAGCGGGCGGTATCCAGGCTGTTACGGTTTTTTCGGGTAGGTAGCTTCCGCCTTTGTCCTTCCACGTGTTTGCGAATAAACGGCTGTACTGGCGGATATATTCGGGAGAATCCTCCACAGGATGTCCCTGTGTGGGTGTCATCGTGAGCTCAATGCGTGCTGATTGTAAAACCCCGGTGCCTGATTTGCTGTTCAATGACAATACGGGGCGGATCAGGACATCGACATAGGTCACCTGGCGGAAGGTCTTCGGCTCGCTGATCGTTATGAATTCCGGATTGTGCTCTTTCGAGGCCGTAAAGGTACTTACCGGATTTCTGGCATATTCGGAATCTCTGATATAGGGATCCTGCATGATGTCAAAATCGGGCACCTCATCCAGAGATTTTGCATCCATGGGGCGGAGATCACGAATCGGATGGAGGGGAAGAGGCTCGGGAATTGTTCGAGTGGAAAGATCCATGATTTCCATGGAGATGTGAGCCCCGGGAACAATTGCCACATGAACGACCTTTGCCGCTGATGCAGGTTCTCCCGGTAGGCCCAGGGGAATCAATCCATCGGGAAGGTCTCCCCGGAGGATGGACATCAGTGTGGTCTCGTCAAATTGCACCTGGATCGTGATACCGGTAGAGATCTCCTCCACACGGGCAGAGTCTGAAAACACCCCCTGCCCTCCCAGAAGCACCAGGAGAGAAATAAGAAAAGACCTCATGTTCATTCAGTATAACACGACGTCATGTTAAATTAATCCTTACGGAGAAAGGGGAAAATCAGGAACGTTGGGCAAACACCCGGTAGATGATGAGATCCTTCGTGTCCGAAACCGGTTCACGGTAGGCATTGCCCTCGACCTTTGCTTCGTCCAGGCAGTCAAAACCCTTCTGCCCGAGCGTACATTTCTTTACCACGTAATCCACGCCGGGCTCCGCCTTCCAGACCAGGGCAATGCTTCCGTCCGTTCTGGCAATGTCGAAATCCACGGGATCCAGAACCTCATTCGTACTCGCTGAACCTGCAGCTACATTTTGATCTGGAGATTCTGTCGATGGACTCGTTGAGGACAGGAGGGGCGGAGCCGGGCTGTCCGCCGGACCGATCCACCCGGAAGCGGGAGCTTCAATGGATGCGATCTGCGGTGCGGGTGCGGTTGATCCGGGTGTCCAGAGAAGAAAGGCGAGTACCGCAATAAGAACGGTACTGCCGAGAAGGCGGCCTGTCACAACAATTCGGCGATGGGTCCTGTACCTTGATTCCACCCGGGCCGAGAGGCGGTCCAGAGTCTCGGAATCGACGGGTACGGGGTAGGTTCGGATAAGATTTTTCTCGTTCATCTTCAACCAGAATACCTTGCGTGCGCATGTTTTGTTCAAATTTCATCATTCATTTTTGCAGAGAATAAAGTCCGGGCGGATGCGTACGGTATAATGTGATCGCTGAAATGGTATTCGAGATTCCCCTGAAATCGCCCGAAATTTCCGCACAGGATGATGCAAGCGTCGTACGGCTTGCAAGAGAGGGAGATTTGGGAGCCTGTGAGACCCTGGCTCTGTACTGCCGGGGTATCGCGTACCGTGTTGCCTTCCAGATCCTCAGGAACCGGGAGGACGCCATGGATATCGCACAGGAAAGCCTGCTTCGGTTCTTCTCTTCCATTCGAAGGTTTGACTGTTCGCGTTCTATTCGGCCCTGGATCGTAAGAATTGCTCACAACCTGTCCATCGATTGCCTTCGCAGGCGTAAAACACGAAATAATGTCCCTTTTTCACAGAATGACCGGGGGATGGTCATTGAACCGGAAGATGACAGGCCCGGGGTCGATGTCA from Thermoanaerobaculia bacterium carries:
- a CDS encoding RNA polymerase sigma factor translates to MVFEIPLKSPEISAQDDASVVRLAREGDLGACETLALYCRGIAYRVAFQILRNREDAMDIAQESLLRFFSSIRRFDCSRSIRPWIVRIAHNLSIDCLRRRKTRNNVPFSQNDRGMVIEPEDDRPGVDVRIERRELSRLVWESVSALDDKYREILILRDYNDLSYAEIASTLHIPLGTVMSRLHKARRLLADELAARGYSHPSRDEHTPPEGRSRVIPFDKRGKGE